The following are from one region of the Nocardioides marmotae genome:
- the leuD gene encoding 3-isopropylmalate dehydratase small subunit yields MDKFTTHTGIGVPLRRSNVDTDQIIPAVYLKRVTRTGFEDGLFAAWRNDPSFVLNNPVYAAGSVLVAGPDFGTGSSREHAVWALQNYGFKAVISPRFADIFRGNSGKAGLLAAQVDEKVVQRLWDLLEEQPGAEITVDLETRTVRAGEGPEAIEDSFDIDDYTRWRLLEGLDDVGITLGHEGDISTYEASRPRWKPVTQHA; encoded by the coding sequence ATGGACAAGTTCACGACCCACACCGGCATCGGCGTCCCGCTGCGGCGCAGCAACGTCGACACCGACCAGATCATCCCCGCCGTCTACCTCAAGCGGGTGACGCGCACCGGCTTCGAGGACGGCCTGTTCGCCGCCTGGCGCAACGACCCGTCGTTCGTCCTCAACAACCCGGTGTACGCCGCCGGCTCGGTGCTCGTCGCCGGCCCGGACTTCGGCACCGGCTCGTCGCGGGAGCACGCCGTCTGGGCGCTGCAGAACTACGGCTTCAAGGCCGTCATCTCCCCGCGCTTCGCCGACATCTTCCGCGGCAACTCCGGCAAGGCCGGGCTGCTGGCCGCCCAGGTCGACGAGAAGGTCGTCCAGCGGCTCTGGGACCTGCTCGAGGAGCAGCCCGGCGCCGAGATCACCGTCGACCTGGAGACCCGCACCGTCCGCGCCGGCGAGGGCCCCGAAGCGATCGAGGACTCCTTCGACATCGACGACTACACCCGCTGGCGCCTGCTCGAGGGTCTCGACGACGTCGGGATCACCCTGGGCCACGAGGGTGACATCTCCACCTACGAGGCCTCCCGCCCGCGGTGGAAGCCGGTCACCCAGCACGCCTGA
- a CDS encoding HU family DNA-binding protein, protein MNKSELIDTLAARFDGNRKAAAHALESVLDTITREVAQGNKVAITGFGSFEKRIREARWVRNPRTGERVQAQERAVPRFSAGTQLKDVVSGARKLPALTVAASAGAARAAAEAALKAAAPGGARDSGAWSDATAAAAKKSPATKSAAPSAATKKAPATKAAEKKAPAKKAATKKTTASKAAAKKTTASAPSAKKSATKKSATTSAASSSAAKKSTAKKSTAKKATTKTTTKKTPAKKATAS, encoded by the coding sequence ATGAACAAGTCCGAGCTCATCGACACGCTCGCCGCGCGGTTCGACGGGAACAGGAAGGCCGCCGCCCACGCGCTCGAGTCGGTCCTCGACACGATCACCCGTGAGGTCGCCCAGGGCAACAAGGTCGCGATCACGGGCTTCGGCTCGTTCGAGAAGCGGATCCGCGAGGCTCGTTGGGTCCGCAACCCGCGCACCGGCGAGCGGGTGCAGGCCCAGGAGCGCGCGGTCCCGAGGTTCAGCGCCGGCACCCAGCTCAAGGACGTCGTGTCCGGCGCCCGCAAGCTGCCCGCCCTCACCGTGGCCGCCTCGGCCGGCGCGGCGCGGGCCGCAGCGGAGGCCGCGCTCAAGGCCGCCGCTCCCGGCGGCGCGAGGGACTCCGGCGCCTGGTCCGACGCCACCGCCGCGGCGGCCAAGAAGTCGCCGGCCACCAAGTCCGCCGCGCCGAGCGCGGCGACGAAGAAGGCGCCCGCGACGAAGGCTGCTGAGAAGAAGGCGCCCGCGAAGAAGGCCGCGACCAAGAAGACGACCGCGAGCAAGGCCGCGGCGAAGAAGACGACCGCGAGCGCGCCGTCGGCCAAGAAGTCGGCCACCAAGAAGTCGGCCACTACATCGGCGGCCTCGAGCTCCGCGGCCAAGAAGTCGACCGCCAAGAAGTCGACCGCCAAGAAGGCGACGACGAAGACGACGACGAAGAAGACGCCCGCCAAGAAGGCGACCGCGAGCTGA
- the cofC gene encoding 2-phospho-L-lactate guanylyltransferase, whose product MSAQLSGTGSPDRSPSRFVAVVPVKPPAFGKSRLGDLGDDQRRRLAAAFALDTAAACLAARSVARVLVATDDAPFSAQLMALGCAAVPDGDTNDLNAALRQAASEAHRRWPDLEPVALCADLPALLPADLDAALESLVPGGPSFVADADGVGTTLYTAPYDEFDPQFGADSCQAHLLTGALELRGALATLRRDVDDLDDLRAAAALGLGPRTAALVEELGLA is encoded by the coding sequence ATGTCTGCGCAGCTCTCCGGGACCGGCTCACCCGACCGCTCCCCCTCCCGCTTCGTCGCCGTCGTCCCCGTGAAGCCGCCCGCCTTCGGCAAGTCGCGGCTCGGGGACCTCGGGGACGACCAGCGGCGACGCCTCGCCGCGGCGTTCGCCCTCGACACCGCCGCCGCGTGCCTCGCCGCACGGTCCGTGGCGCGGGTGCTCGTGGCGACCGACGACGCCCCCTTCTCCGCCCAGCTGATGGCGCTGGGCTGCGCCGCCGTGCCCGACGGGGACACCAACGACCTCAACGCCGCGCTGCGACAGGCGGCCAGCGAGGCCCACCGGCGTTGGCCGGACCTCGAGCCGGTCGCGCTGTGCGCCGACCTGCCGGCACTGCTGCCCGCCGACCTCGACGCGGCGCTGGAGTCGCTCGTGCCGGGCGGGCCGTCATTCGTGGCCGACGCCGACGGCGTGGGCACCACCCTCTACACCGCGCCGTACGACGAGTTCGACCCGCAGTTCGGGGCCGACTCGTGCCAGGCGCACCTGCTCACCGGCGCCCTGGAGCTGCGCGGCGCGCTGGCGACCCTGCGCCGCGACGTCGACGACCTCGACGACCTCCGGGCGGCCGCCGCCCTCGGGCTGGGGCCGCGGACGGCGGCGCTCGTCGAGGAGCTCGGCCTGGCCTGA
- a CDS encoding lysophospholipid acyltransferase family protein, with amino-acid sequence MTVRKLQQKRGWAWSIAVAIVKPALLATTRHEWEGGERIPERGGCILVMNHISHVDPFTAAHIVYDHGRIPRYLAKSGLFRNKALGAFLRAAGQIPVERLTRNAVGAYDAAVAAVRAGECVVVYPEGTITRDPDLWPMTGKSGAARIALETGCPVIPVGQWGAQQLLAPYAKKPDLVPRKLIRMKVGEPVDLADLLTEPRTPQVVQQATDRIMDAITSLVEDVRGGQAPPERYDMRKHGDRRTGDPHRHEIGEDPA; translated from the coding sequence GTGACGGTCCGGAAGCTGCAGCAGAAGCGAGGCTGGGCGTGGAGCATCGCGGTCGCGATCGTGAAGCCCGCGCTCCTCGCGACCACGCGGCACGAGTGGGAGGGCGGCGAGCGGATCCCGGAGCGCGGCGGCTGCATCCTGGTGATGAACCACATCTCCCACGTCGACCCGTTCACCGCCGCCCACATCGTCTACGACCACGGCCGGATCCCGCGCTACCTGGCCAAGTCCGGCCTGTTCCGGAACAAGGCGCTCGGCGCGTTCCTGCGCGCCGCCGGCCAGATCCCGGTGGAGCGGCTCACCCGCAACGCGGTCGGGGCGTACGACGCCGCCGTCGCGGCCGTGCGGGCGGGGGAGTGCGTGGTCGTCTACCCCGAGGGCACGATCACCCGGGACCCCGACCTGTGGCCGATGACGGGCAAGTCCGGCGCGGCGCGGATCGCGCTGGAGACCGGCTGCCCGGTGATCCCCGTGGGCCAGTGGGGCGCGCAACAGCTGCTGGCGCCGTACGCGAAGAAGCCCGACCTGGTCCCCCGGAAGCTGATCCGGATGAAGGTCGGTGAGCCCGTCGACCTCGCCGACCTGCTGACCGAGCCGCGCACCCCGCAGGTCGTGCAGCAGGCGACCGACCGGATCATGGACGCCATCACGTCGCTGGTCGAGGACGTGCGGGGCGGCCAGGCCCCGCCGGAGAGGTACGACATGCGCAAGCACGGGGACCGCCGCACCGGCGACCCGCACCGCCACGAGATCGGGGAGGACCCGGCATGA
- a CDS encoding NAD(P)H-dependent glycerol-3-phosphate dehydrogenase yields MTTIPTHGKVAVFSAGSWGTAFSMVLADAGNEVVLWARRPEVAEAINEQRENPDYLPGIELPPTVSATHDVEKALHGADVVVLATPSQSLRENLTTWAPHVEPGAVFVSLMKGVELGTLDRMSEVIGQVTGAGPDRIAVVSGPNLAKEIARREPAASVVACEDEDVARMLQRRCHTAAFRPYTSVDVLGCELGGAYKNVVALSVGMAVGLGFGDNTTASLITRGLAETARLAMKLGANPLTLMGLAGLGDLVATCSSPLSRNRTFGERLGQGMSTEEIYASTRQVAEGAKSCSSLLALAERTGVDAPIAEHVDAVVAGRMTAQQMMESFIARDTKAETD; encoded by the coding sequence ATGACCACGATCCCCACCCACGGCAAGGTCGCGGTCTTCAGCGCGGGCTCGTGGGGCACCGCGTTCTCGATGGTGCTCGCCGACGCCGGCAACGAGGTCGTCCTGTGGGCGCGCCGGCCCGAGGTCGCCGAGGCGATCAACGAGCAGCGGGAGAACCCCGACTACCTGCCCGGCATCGAGCTGCCGCCGACGGTCTCGGCGACCCACGACGTCGAGAAGGCGCTGCACGGCGCCGACGTCGTCGTGCTCGCGACCCCCAGCCAGTCGCTGCGGGAGAACCTCACGACCTGGGCACCGCACGTCGAGCCCGGCGCGGTGTTCGTCTCGCTGATGAAGGGTGTCGAGCTCGGCACGCTGGACCGGATGAGCGAGGTCATCGGCCAGGTGACCGGCGCGGGACCGGACCGGATCGCGGTGGTCAGCGGCCCGAACCTCGCCAAGGAGATCGCGCGCCGCGAGCCCGCCGCCTCGGTCGTCGCCTGCGAGGACGAGGACGTCGCCCGGATGCTCCAGCGGCGCTGCCACACCGCGGCGTTCCGCCCCTACACCAGCGTCGACGTGCTCGGCTGCGAGCTCGGCGGCGCCTACAAGAACGTGGTGGCGCTCTCGGTGGGCATGGCGGTGGGCCTCGGGTTCGGCGACAACACCACCGCGTCCCTCATCACCCGCGGCCTCGCCGAGACCGCCCGGCTCGCGATGAAGCTAGGCGCCAACCCGCTGACCCTGATGGGTCTGGCCGGCCTCGGCGACCTCGTCGCCACCTGCTCCTCGCCGCTCTCGCGCAACCGCACCTTCGGTGAGCGCCTGGGTCAGGGGATGAGCACCGAGGAGATCTACGCCTCCACCCGCCAGGTCGCCGAGGGCGCGAAGTCCTGCTCCTCGCTGCTGGCCCTCGCCGAGCGGACCGGCGTCGACGCGCCGATCGCCGAGCACGTCGACGCCGTCGTCGCCGGCCGGATGACCGCACAGCAGATGATGGAGTCCTTCATCGCCCGCGACACCAAGGCCGAGACGGACTGA